The following proteins are co-located in the Hyalangium minutum genome:
- a CDS encoding YdeI/OmpD-associated family protein, whose translation MRIPDELQAAIAAEPKARAMFEKLSAQNRFAPAFRTHTMKTEAGRKKKIETLVAMLKRGETIYPQRKK comes from the coding sequence ATGAGGATCCCCGACGAGCTTCAGGCCGCGATCGCTGCCGAGCCCAAGGCGAGGGCGATGTTCGAGAAGCTCAGCGCGCAGAACCGTTTCGCCCCCGCCTTCCGGACCCACACGATGAAGACCGAAGCCGGGCGGAAGAAGAAGATCGAGACCCTGGTCGCCATGCTCAAGCGCGGCGAGACGATCTACCCGCAGCGCAAAAAATAG
- a CDS encoding anti-phage dCTP deaminase: protein MGDDGMGHEDSQSQADKDELNRRAASSDPELVIALVGAIGTDLAAVAKALSTALMAEANYEARTIRLSSLLHEIEGLDSPLSLSGDKLRYYKEHMQAGTELRRKMKCADAMAWLALSAIRQERDNMIRADRRNTRRAFILHSLKRREEVESLRKIYGPAFFLLSAYAPRDKRVDKLSRSISESRGLWLSMEFRSEAEALVRTDERDLDEPMGQDVQRAFPEADVFIDATNPKEMERSIKRFVRLVFGHPFHTPTRSEWGIFFAKAAAMRSAALGRQVGSAITSRSGELLAVGTNEVPKAGGGLYWEDDEPDGRDFVGGEDTSDRHKHDLISELLRLLQKEKWLADTYRELDVQELRERVLKKDEVAPGPWRDSRVMNIIEFMRPVHAEMAALMEAARRGVSVQGSVMYVTTFPCHECARHIIAAGISRVVYIDPYPKSLAADLYSDSITLEGSEGSSTGKVIFSPFVGIAPRKYTEFFELKGDRKAKDGSVLPWVPTKVVPKHPGNYTVYWAMEAEYLFRFASIVEAIGLKFRGAVQSREESSSEQTGLAQSADRGREGGDS from the coding sequence GGTCATGAAGATTCGCAGAGCCAGGCGGACAAGGACGAACTCAACCGGCGAGCCGCGAGTTCCGATCCTGAGCTCGTCATTGCCCTCGTGGGCGCCATCGGGACAGACTTGGCTGCCGTCGCCAAGGCGCTCTCTACTGCGCTGATGGCTGAGGCGAACTACGAGGCGCGGACCATCCGCCTCTCGTCGTTGCTGCACGAGATCGAGGGGCTCGATAGCCCGCTGAGCCTGAGTGGAGACAAGCTCCGCTACTACAAAGAACACATGCAGGCTGGGACGGAGCTGCGCCGGAAGATGAAGTGTGCGGATGCCATGGCGTGGCTGGCCCTGAGCGCCATCCGGCAGGAACGAGACAACATGATCAGGGCCGATCGCCGCAACACGCGGCGTGCGTTCATCCTGCACTCGCTCAAGCGACGGGAAGAAGTGGAGTCGCTCAGAAAGATCTACGGCCCCGCCTTCTTCCTCCTGTCCGCCTATGCCCCGCGAGACAAACGTGTCGATAAGCTCTCCAGGAGCATCTCCGAGAGCCGGGGTTTATGGCTTTCGATGGAGTTTCGCAGCGAAGCCGAGGCTCTCGTACGCACCGATGAGCGAGACCTGGACGAGCCTATGGGCCAAGACGTCCAACGGGCTTTTCCCGAGGCAGATGTCTTCATCGACGCGACAAACCCCAAGGAGATGGAGCGCAGTATCAAGCGCTTCGTACGCCTTGTCTTCGGTCACCCCTTCCACACGCCAACACGAAGTGAATGGGGCATCTTCTTCGCGAAGGCCGCCGCCATGCGCTCCGCGGCATTGGGCCGGCAAGTCGGTTCTGCCATCACCTCTCGCTCGGGAGAACTCCTCGCGGTAGGTACCAATGAGGTGCCCAAAGCGGGTGGAGGCTTGTACTGGGAGGACGACGAGCCGGATGGACGTGACTTTGTGGGGGGCGAGGACACCAGCGACCGGCACAAGCATGACCTCATCTCCGAACTCCTCCGGCTCTTGCAGAAAGAGAAGTGGCTGGCAGACACATACCGCGAGCTGGATGTCCAGGAACTGCGAGAGCGGGTTCTCAAGAAGGACGAGGTCGCACCGGGTCCCTGGCGCGACTCCAGGGTGATGAACATCATCGAGTTCATGCGTCCCGTCCACGCAGAGATGGCGGCGCTCATGGAGGCAGCTCGACGCGGCGTATCCGTACAAGGCAGCGTGATGTACGTCACGACGTTCCCATGTCACGAATGTGCGCGGCATATCATCGCGGCGGGCATCTCGCGGGTCGTCTACATCGACCCTTATCCCAAGAGCCTCGCGGCTGACCTCTACTCGGACTCCATCACCTTAGAGGGGTCCGAAGGGAGCTCCACTGGCAAGGTCATCTTTTCGCCATTCGTGGGGATTGCCCCCAGGAAGTACACGGAATTCTTCGAGCTCAAGGGGGACCGGAAGGCCAAAGACGGCAGTGTGCTCCCCTGGGTACCGACCAAGGTGGTCCCGAAACATCCAGGAAACTACACTGTGTACTGGGCTATGGAGGCCGAATATCTCTTTCGATTCGCCTCCATTGTGGAGGCCATTGGCCTTAAATTCAGGGGCGCGGTGCAATCACGTGAGGAGAGCTCCAGTGAGCAAACCGGGCTGGCTCAAAGCGCAGATAGAGGACGTGAAGGCGGAGATTCGTAA
- a CDS encoding serine/threonine protein kinase yields MDRTLAPSLHPALLPPGTVLGTWRVERWAGRGMYGTVYQAVPVGAEPAAPVALKVAFLQGDPRFAREVELLSRMSHLHVPRLVGHGEWQAPDGARYPFIAMEWIEGVPLYDWARLHPVSCHHVRHWLIQLARALASLHAQGGFHRDVKGGNVLVRRADGSAVLTDFGTGIYAGATTLTPPNFYPGTPAYQAPESVLFERQFSEDFTARYQASPADDLYALGVTACRLLTGEYPEMGEFTRDEHGTWHLGAVRLPPALLKGPRVEPRLRAVVLRLLSVHPEQRGTAEELAEALERQDAFVEVRAGHVLSRATVRHWLPGAAAGLLLALGAQWMAAERASKEHPVAQGITSEVSSSETGPARLAEAAVSESLEPAPPDSTRGGVTDDLLPEPLPGQTRPDEKGRCPRKGQVALNKGCWAANAVDREGCEELDGQMFKGTCYVPFMPRGRRPNNSSMDKR; encoded by the coding sequence ATGGATCGAACTTTGGCGCCCTCTCTGCACCCGGCATTGCTTCCCCCTGGCACCGTGCTGGGGACTTGGCGCGTGGAGCGCTGGGCCGGCCGAGGGATGTACGGCACGGTCTATCAGGCAGTGCCCGTGGGCGCGGAGCCAGCGGCTCCCGTTGCGCTCAAGGTGGCTTTTCTGCAGGGAGACCCGCGTTTCGCACGGGAGGTAGAGCTGCTCTCGCGCATGAGCCACCTGCATGTCCCGCGCTTGGTAGGGCATGGAGAGTGGCAGGCCCCCGATGGCGCCCGTTACCCGTTCATCGCGATGGAGTGGATAGAGGGAGTGCCGCTGTACGACTGGGCGCGGTTGCACCCTGTGTCCTGTCATCACGTGCGGCACTGGCTGATCCAGCTCGCGCGGGCCCTTGCTTCTCTCCATGCGCAAGGCGGTTTCCATCGCGACGTGAAGGGGGGAAATGTGCTGGTGCGGCGTGCGGACGGCAGCGCCGTGCTCACCGACTTCGGTACAGGCATCTACGCGGGTGCCACCACCCTGACTCCCCCGAACTTCTACCCGGGCACTCCGGCTTACCAAGCTCCAGAGAGCGTGTTGTTCGAGCGGCAGTTCAGCGAGGACTTCACGGCCCGTTACCAAGCCAGTCCAGCGGATGACCTCTATGCGTTGGGGGTCACCGCCTGCCGGTTGCTCACGGGGGAATACCCGGAGATGGGTGAGTTCACCCGGGATGAGCACGGCACGTGGCATCTGGGGGCCGTGCGGCTACCTCCTGCGCTCTTGAAAGGCCCTCGCGTGGAACCGCGGCTGCGCGCCGTGGTGCTGCGGCTGCTCTCGGTCCACCCCGAGCAGCGTGGCACCGCCGAGGAGTTGGCGGAGGCCCTGGAGCGGCAGGACGCCTTTGTCGAAGTGCGCGCGGGTCACGTCCTGTCCCGAGCAACCGTGCGGCACTGGCTCCCAGGGGCAGCAGCGGGCTTGCTGCTCGCTCTGGGCGCTCAATGGATGGCTGCGGAGAGAGCCTCGAAGGAGCACCCCGTCGCTCAGGGCATCACTTCAGAGGTGAGCTCATCGGAGACAGGGCCAGCAAGGCTCGCAGAGGCCGCTGTGTCTGAGTCCCTGGAACCTGCACCTCCTGACTCCACTCGAGGCGGAGTGACCGACGATCTCCTGCCCGAGCCGTTGCCAGGACAGACGCGGCCCGACGAGAAGGGGCGCTGTCCTCGCAAGGGGCAGGTTGCCCTCAACAAGGGGTGCTGGGCAGCGAATGCGGTGGATCGCGAAGGGTGCGAGGAGCTGGACGGGCAGATGTTCAAGGGCACCTGCTACGTGCCCTTCATGCCTCGCGGGCGCCGCCCCAACAACAGCTCCATGGATAAGCGGTGA